In Fibrobacter sp. UBA4297, a genomic segment contains:
- the secG gene encoding preprotein translocase subunit SecG, with protein MTTLFWVLIVLHVFLCFFLALLVLVQNDKMGGLAGLGGMTSQSAFSTAGAATFIQKLTRVVAVIFFIVVFALGLITAKQDQTVEESAMQKATRENAAEQAQEIPVLPATFNAPAEAAPAAPAAAEVKADAPAAPAAEVKAEAAPAPEAAAPAEAPKAKKGKKKAAK; from the coding sequence ATGACAACTCTCTTTTGGGTATTGATCGTCCTCCACGTGTTTCTCTGCTTTTTCCTCGCACTCCTTGTTCTCGTTCAGAACGACAAGATGGGCGGTTTGGCAGGTCTCGGTGGCATGACTTCGCAATCTGCATTTTCTACCGCCGGCGCAGCGACCTTCATCCAGAAGCTGACTCGTGTCGTTGCTGTGATTTTCTTCATCGTGGTTTTCGCTCTTGGCCTCATCACGGCTAAGCAGGATCAGACTGTTGAAGAATCTGCCATGCAGAAGGCAACTCGTGAAAACGCAGCCGAACAGGCTCAGGAAATTCCGGTCCTTCCGGCAACGTTCAACGCTCCGGCTGAAGCAGCACCAGCTGCACCGGCTGCCGCTGAAGTCAAGGCTGATGCTCCGGCCGCACCTGCTGCCGAAGTAAAGGCTGAAGCCGCTCCGGCTCCTGAAGCTGCAGCTCCGGCAGAAGCTCCGAAAGCTAAGAAAGGCAAGAAGAAAGCTGCAAAGTAA
- the tgt gene encoding tRNA guanosine(34) transglycosylase Tgt, which translates to MNRFELKKTSKKSKARLGVLHTDHGDIQTPIFMPVGTEATVKAVTPAQLKEDIKAQIILANTYHLYLRPTTPKIAAAGGIHKFMSWNGPVLTDSGGFQVWSLKDLRKIKPEGVEFRSILDGSKHFFSPASVMNAQREIGADIIMALDECTPYPSTVKEAEHSLNYTLRWTAEAMEWLKEHPPIHGYDQQFFGIIQGGMHTHLRKQAIERIAELGPDGYAMGGLSVGEPTETMYEIADFCTDYLPADHPRYVMGVGTPWNLLELIGRGVDMFDCVMPTRNARNGMLFTSEGVLRYKAARHAEEYDKPVDPNCDCYCCRNFSRAYLRHLHHAGESLGYTLASIHNLHFYLHLMQEAKDHLADDTFEEWAKAKCEVLQRNLE; encoded by the coding sequence ATGAACCGTTTTGAACTGAAAAAGACGTCGAAGAAATCCAAGGCCCGTCTAGGGGTTTTGCACACCGACCACGGCGACATCCAAACGCCGATTTTTATGCCGGTGGGTACCGAAGCGACCGTAAAGGCCGTAACGCCCGCACAGCTAAAAGAAGACATCAAGGCACAGATTATCCTCGCCAACACGTACCACTTGTACTTGCGCCCCACAACGCCAAAAATTGCGGCCGCCGGTGGCATCCATAAGTTCATGAGCTGGAACGGCCCGGTGCTTACTGATAGCGGTGGATTCCAGGTGTGGAGTTTGAAAGACCTTCGCAAGATCAAGCCCGAAGGCGTGGAATTCAGGAGCATTTTGGACGGTTCTAAGCACTTTTTTAGCCCGGCAAGCGTGATGAACGCCCAACGCGAAATTGGCGCTGACATCATCATGGCGCTCGACGAATGCACGCCGTACCCGAGCACGGTCAAGGAAGCGGAACACAGCTTAAACTACACGCTTCGCTGGACCGCCGAAGCGATGGAATGGCTCAAGGAACACCCGCCGATTCACGGTTACGATCAACAGTTCTTTGGAATTATACAAGGCGGCATGCACACGCATTTGCGCAAGCAGGCGATTGAACGCATCGCAGAACTCGGCCCCGATGGCTACGCCATGGGTGGACTTTCCGTCGGCGAACCGACCGAAACGATGTACGAGATTGCAGATTTCTGCACGGACTACTTGCCGGCAGACCATCCGCGCTATGTGATGGGCGTTGGAACGCCGTGGAACTTGCTGGAATTGATTGGCCGCGGTGTTGACATGTTCGACTGCGTGATGCCCACGCGCAACGCCCGTAACGGCATGCTGTTCACCAGCGAAGGCGTGCTCCGCTACAAGGCAGCCCGCCACGCCGAAGAATACGACAAGCCAGTCGACCCGAATTGCGACTGCTACTGCTGCCGCAACTTCAGCCGTGCTTACCTGCGCCACTTGCACCACGCCGGCGAATCGCTCGGCTACACGCTCGCCAGCATCCACAATCTACACTTC
- the murD gene encoding UDP-N-acetylmuramoyl-L-alanine--D-glutamate ligase has protein sequence MQNTLVSPVGILGFGVEGQSTLRYLFREGVKDIVVMDKNPVTLPEVPAGVNVKVSSGENYLDGLKDCVTVVRSAGVYPMSQELFHFQMNGGLMTSQIQLFLEQTQSKATVGVTGTLGKGSTVSMISHILDKCGKSNAIGGNFGVPALDLLEDETPDRISILELSSFQLMTLSVSPDVGVVLRVSTEHLDWHKSVEEYRDAKANLVRWQKRDSACVYLKDAEPTAKIASESPAKTKYAVSLADGPSAGDGDAVIDGATLTIDGVTLYLVDCKVRGIYQLENMAAATLACKALGIKVADAFEALKSYETLPFRMEFKGEKNGIEFYNDSYATRPDATIAATGSMKRPFALILGGSEKNADFTELSEILVKQRPNLKRVALIGATAERMLADLKKAGVDEAGVKTAIFPTLEEAFADSLNIGEGGTVIMSPACASFGLFKNYKVRGQVFDKLVAEV, from the coding sequence ATGCAGAATACACTTGTTTCTCCAGTTGGAATTTTAGGTTTTGGCGTTGAAGGCCAGAGCACGTTGCGTTACCTTTTCCGCGAAGGCGTCAAGGACATTGTCGTGATGGACAAGAATCCGGTGACACTCCCGGAAGTGCCCGCAGGCGTGAATGTCAAGGTAAGCAGTGGCGAAAACTATTTGGACGGGCTCAAGGATTGCGTGACGGTCGTGCGTTCAGCCGGCGTTTATCCGATGAGTCAAGAATTGTTCCATTTCCAGATGAACGGCGGGCTCATGACGAGCCAGATCCAACTGTTTTTGGAACAAACTCAATCAAAAGCCACAGTGGGTGTCACGGGAACGCTCGGCAAGGGCTCTACCGTGAGCATGATCAGCCACATTTTGGACAAATGCGGTAAGTCAAATGCGATTGGTGGAAATTTTGGCGTACCGGCTTTGGACTTGCTCGAAGACGAGACTCCGGACCGCATCAGCATCTTGGAACTTTCAAGTTTCCAGTTAATGACTTTATCTGTATCGCCAGATGTAGGCGTCGTGTTGCGCGTGTCAACGGAACATTTGGACTGGCACAAAAGCGTTGAAGAATACCGCGACGCCAAGGCAAATTTGGTGCGCTGGCAAAAGCGTGACAGCGCATGCGTTTATCTGAAAGACGCGGAACCGACTGCAAAGATCGCAAGCGAAAGTCCAGCCAAGACAAAGTATGCAGTCAGCCTCGCCGATGGCCCCAGTGCTGGCGACGGCGATGCCGTGATTGACGGTGCTACACTCACGATTGACGGCGTTACATTGTACCTCGTCGATTGCAAAGTTCGCGGCATCTATCAGCTCGAAAACATGGCAGCAGCAACGCTCGCCTGTAAAGCATTGGGCATTAAAGTCGCCGATGCTTTCGAAGCGCTCAAGAGTTACGAGACGCTCCCGTTCCGTATGGAATTCAAAGGCGAAAAGAACGGCATTGAATTTTACAACGACAGCTACGCTACCCGTCCGGATGCAACTATTGCAGCTACAGGCAGCATGAAGCGTCCGTTTGCGCTGATCCTCGGCGGTTCCGAAAAAAACGCCGACTTCACGGAACTTTCTGAAATTCTCGTAAAGCAGCGCCCGAACCTGAAGCGCGTTGCGCTGATCGGCGCGACCGCCGAGCGCATGCTCGCTGATTTGAAAAAGGCAGGCGTGGACGAAGCAGGAGTCAAGACAGCCATCTTCCCCACACTCGAAGAAGCTTTTGCCGACAGTTTGAACATTGGTGAAGGCGGAACGGTCATCATGAGCCCCGCATGCGCAAGCTTTGGGCTGTTCAAGAACTACAAAGTCCGCGGACAAGTGTTTGACAAGCTCGTTGCAGAGGTTTAG